In one Komagataeibacter sp. FNDCR2 genomic region, the following are encoded:
- a CDS encoding trehalose-6-phosphate synthase: MGRLIIVSNRVPSPRERSQPAGGLAVGLKDALRDGESLWFGWSGKQVQLHGGDPAPRLDRVDNVTYATIDLTPQQYEGFYQNFSNGILWPLFHYRVGLMNYSRTDWETYLAVNAMFARTLLPLLRPDDVIWVHDYHLFPLGQALRDLGVRCRIGFFLHIPFPPWSLVRALPGADLLLEDMQSYDLVGVQTAEDAENLNHALRVNGLPERGQAFPIGIDPDEFRAQAEKSMEGPEVARLEGSLRGASLVLGVDRLDYSKGLPERFRGYEAFLARYPEHRGKVTFLQVAPISRGEVEEYRQLRRQLDELTGRINGAYSEFDWTPIRYITRPLPREVLAGFYRRSEAALITPLRDGMNLVAKEYVAAQDPANPGVLILSHFAGAAPEMEEGILVNPYDPDEIADALHAALTMGLAERRTRWQALEREVSRTTAVSWAADFMRALDAAPVACRT, translated from the coding sequence ATGGGGCGGCTGATTATCGTTTCAAACCGCGTGCCTTCCCCGCGTGAGCGCAGTCAGCCCGCCGGTGGCCTGGCCGTGGGGCTGAAGGATGCCCTGCGTGATGGGGAGTCGCTATGGTTCGGCTGGTCGGGCAAGCAGGTGCAACTCCACGGTGGCGACCCCGCGCCACGGCTGGACCGCGTTGATAACGTGACCTACGCCACCATCGACCTCACGCCCCAGCAGTATGAGGGGTTTTACCAGAATTTTTCCAATGGCATCCTGTGGCCGCTGTTTCACTACCGTGTCGGCCTGATGAACTACTCCCGCACGGATTGGGAAACCTATCTGGCGGTCAATGCCATGTTTGCCCGCACGCTCCTGCCGCTGCTCCGCCCCGATGATGTGATCTGGGTGCATGATTACCACCTGTTTCCGCTGGGGCAGGCATTGCGTGATCTGGGGGTGCGGTGCCGGATCGGTTTCTTCCTGCATATCCCCTTTCCGCCATGGAGCCTCGTGCGCGCGCTGCCGGGGGCGGACCTGCTGCTGGAGGATATGCAGAGCTATGATCTGGTTGGGGTCCAGACCGCCGAAGATGCCGAGAACCTGAACCACGCGCTACGCGTGAATGGACTGCCCGAACGCGGGCAGGCGTTTCCCATCGGGATCGACCCCGATGAATTCCGCGCGCAGGCGGAAAAAAGCATGGAAGGCCCAGAGGTGGCGCGGCTGGAAGGCAGCCTGCGCGGCGCAAGCCTGGTGCTGGGCGTGGACCGGCTGGATTATTCCAAGGGACTGCCCGAACGCTTTCGCGGCTATGAAGCGTTTCTGGCGCGTTATCCCGAACATCGCGGCAAGGTGACCTTTCTGCAGGTGGCCCCCATCTCCCGTGGGGAGGTGGAGGAATACCGCCAGCTCCGTCGCCAGCTTGATGAACTGACCGGTCGCATCAACGGGGCCTATTCCGAATTCGACTGGACCCCGATCCGCTATATTACCCGCCCGCTCCCGCGTGAGGTGCTGGCCGGGTTCTACCGCCGTTCGGAAGCGGCCCTGATCACGCCCCTGCGCGACGGGATGAACCTGGTGGCCAAGGAATATGTCGCGGCACAGGACCCGGCGAATCCCGGCGTGCTGATCCTGTCGCATTTCGCGGGCGCCGCACCGGAGATGGAGGAAGGGATTCTGGTCAATCCCTACGATCCGGACGAGATTGCCGATGCGCTCCATGCCGCCCTGACCATGGGGCTGGCCGAGCGGCGCACGCGCTGGCAGGCGCTGGAGCGTGAGGTCAGCCGCACCACCGCCGTAAGCTGGGCGGCGGATTTCATGCGCGCCCTTGACGCCGCGCCCGTCGCCTGCCGGACATAG
- a CDS encoding disulfide bond formation protein B has protein sequence MVVAGCAALGVAWWSEHMLGSVPCGLCLWERWPYRILAGLGLLALVLPNGMARVMLWLCIPVLLSAMALSAVHVGVEQGWWRSPLPECRAPVFHGGSIAERLAAMPRHAAKPCDAATYLVPGLPLSMAAMDGIYALILLVPVRHGLRVRIRARFRGRGRKTIQ, from the coding sequence ATGGTGGTGGCGGGGTGCGCCGCGCTGGGTGTTGCGTGGTGGAGCGAACACATGCTGGGCAGCGTGCCATGCGGGCTGTGCCTGTGGGAACGCTGGCCCTATCGGATTCTGGCGGGGCTTGGCCTTCTGGCGCTGGTGCTGCCCAATGGCATGGCGCGGGTCATGCTGTGGCTGTGCATTCCGGTCCTGTTATCGGCCATGGCCCTCTCGGCCGTGCATGTGGGTGTGGAGCAGGGATGGTGGCGCAGCCCGCTGCCGGAATGTCGCGCCCCCGTTTTCCATGGCGGCAGCATTGCCGAACGTCTGGCCGCCATGCCGCGCCACGCGGCCAAGCCGTGCGACGCGGCAACGTATCTGGTGCCCGGCCTGCCGCTGTCCATGGCGGCGATGGATGGGATTTACGCCCTGATCCTGCTGGTGCCGGTGCGTCACGGGCTCAGGGTCAGGATCAGGGCAAGGTTCCGCGGCCGCGGCCGAAAAACAATCCAATGA
- a CDS encoding DUF1328 domain-containing protein, with product MLRWTITFLVLALIAAVFGFGGISDTFAYFGKVLFFVFIVLFIIGLFFGRGRGTLP from the coding sequence CTGTTACGCTGGACCATTACATTCCTTGTGCTGGCCCTGATCGCCGCGGTTTTTGGCTTCGGCGGCATTTCTGACACCTTTGCCTATTTCGGCAAGGTGCTTTTCTTCGTCTTCATCGTCCTGTTCATCATTGGATTGTTTTTCGGCCGCGGCCGCGGAACCTTGCCCTGA
- a CDS encoding NAD(+) synthase: protein MTAGSGTTGFHGLYQHGFARVAACTLPVALADPMENARRTYAGIRACHEDGAVVAVFPELGLSGYAIEDLRQQDVLLERVHDALGWLAAQTAGLLPLVLVGAPLVQGSALYNCAIALHDGRILGVIPKSYLPNYREFYEARQFTAGAGLRGGHIRISGRDVPFGTDLLFTASGVAGLVVAAEICEDMWVPQPPGIEAALAGATVIANLSASNITVGKARTRTLLCQSHSARCICAYLYAAAGEGESTTDVAWDGQASIFENGATLAESARFPTGPVSVLADIDLDLLRQERLRMGTFASNAHAVTREWCGITFHVTPPCGAIGLRRAVPRFPFVPSDPALLDQDCYEAFTIQVTALKRRLLASGARTMVIGVSGGLDSTHALLVAARAADESGLGRQAVLGYTMPGFGTSSDTHGNAHELMAALGIQAHEIDIRPTARLMLEQMGHPFARGEAVYDVTFENVQAGLRTDYLFRLANQSGGIVIGTGDLSELALGWCTYGVGDQMAHYNVNSGLPKTLIQHLIRWVMAHGREQARTCTVLDAILSTEISPELVPATAGQAVQSTEALIGPYALQDFTLFHVLRYGFRPSKIAFMALHAWGDAQCGQWPPGFPEQGRRAYTLEEIRHWLGVFLRRFFGFSQFKRSAMPNGPKVVAGGALSPRGDWRAPSDGNARIWLEELEERVPLN from the coding sequence ATGACAGCAGGCAGCGGCACAACCGGGTTTCATGGGCTGTACCAACACGGCTTCGCGCGTGTGGCGGCCTGTACGCTGCCCGTGGCGCTGGCCGACCCGATGGAAAACGCACGCCGCACGTATGCGGGCATCCGCGCCTGCCATGAGGATGGTGCCGTGGTGGCCGTCTTTCCCGAACTCGGCCTGTCCGGCTATGCGATCGAGGATCTGCGCCAGCAGGACGTGCTGCTTGAACGCGTGCATGACGCCCTTGGCTGGCTTGCGGCACAGACGGCGGGCCTGCTGCCGCTGGTGCTGGTGGGGGCGCCGCTGGTGCAGGGAAGCGCGCTGTACAACTGCGCCATAGCCCTGCATGACGGGCGGATACTGGGTGTCATTCCCAAATCCTACCTGCCCAATTACCGCGAGTTTTACGAGGCCCGGCAGTTCACGGCCGGGGCGGGGCTGCGGGGCGGGCATATCCGCATAAGTGGGCGGGACGTGCCCTTTGGCACCGACCTGCTGTTTACGGCCTCGGGCGTTGCGGGGCTGGTGGTCGCCGCCGAGATCTGTGAAGACATGTGGGTGCCCCAGCCGCCGGGCATAGAGGCGGCATTGGCCGGGGCCACGGTCATCGCCAACCTGTCCGCCAGCAACATCACCGTAGGCAAGGCGCGCACGCGCACGCTGCTCTGCCAGTCCCATTCGGCACGGTGCATCTGTGCCTATCTGTATGCCGCCGCGGGGGAGGGGGAATCCACAACCGACGTCGCATGGGACGGGCAGGCCTCGATTTTTGAAAACGGCGCGACACTGGCTGAAAGCGCGCGCTTTCCCACCGGCCCCGTATCGGTCCTGGCCGATATTGATCTGGACCTGCTGCGTCAGGAGCGCCTGCGCATGGGAACCTTCGCCAGTAACGCCCATGCCGTAACGCGGGAATGGTGTGGTATCACCTTCCATGTAACGCCGCCCTGTGGCGCTATCGGCCTGCGGCGCGCCGTTCCCCGCTTTCCGTTCGTGCCCAGTGATCCGGCGCTGCTCGATCAGGACTGTTATGAAGCCTTTACCATACAGGTCACGGCGCTGAAGCGGCGGCTGCTGGCATCGGGCGCCAGGACCATGGTGATTGGCGTATCCGGCGGGCTGGATTCCACCCATGCCCTGCTGGTGGCGGCGCGCGCGGCGGATGAAAGCGGGCTGGGGCGGCAGGCCGTGCTGGGCTACACCATGCCCGGTTTTGGCACCAGCAGCGATACACATGGCAATGCCCACGAACTTATGGCGGCGCTGGGCATACAGGCGCATGAAATCGACATACGCCCCACGGCCCGGCTGATGCTGGAGCAGATGGGCCATCCCTTTGCCAGGGGGGAGGCGGTGTATGATGTCACGTTCGAAAACGTGCAGGCGGGCCTGCGCACCGACTACCTGTTCCGCCTGGCCAACCAGTCGGGCGGGATCGTGATCGGCACGGGCGACCTGTCCGAACTGGCGCTTGGGTGGTGTACCTATGGCGTGGGCGACCAGATGGCGCATTACAATGTCAATTCCGGCCTGCCCAAAACCCTGATCCAGCACCTGATCCGCTGGGTCATGGCCCATGGGCGGGAACAGGCACGCACCTGCACGGTGCTCGACGCGATCCTGTCCACCGAAATCTCGCCCGAACTGGTGCCTGCCACGGCGGGGCAGGCGGTGCAGAGCACCGAAGCCCTGATCGGCCCCTATGCGTTGCAGGACTTCACCCTGTTCCATGTGCTGCGTTACGGCTTCCGCCCGTCGAAAATCGCGTTCATGGCGCTGCATGCATGGGGTGATGCGCAATGCGGGCAATGGCCCCCGGGTTTTCCGGAACAGGGCAGGCGGGCCTACACGCTGGAGGAAATCCGCCACTGGCTGGGTGTTTTTCTCAGGCGGTTTTTCGGGTTCAGCCAGTTCAAGCGGTCCGCCATGCCCAATGGGCCGAAGGTTGTGGCCGGGGGCGCGCTTTCACCGCGTGGTGACTGGCGCGCGCCATCGGACGGCAATGCGCGCATCTGGCTGGAGGAACTGGAGGAACGTGTTCCCCTGAACTGA